In [Leptolyngbya] sp. PCC 7376, a genomic segment contains:
- a CDS encoding Spx/MgsR family RNA polymerase-binding regulatory protein, producing the protein MALQIYGIPNCGTCKKALLWLDNNDVEYEFINTKERSPTKEMIAEWVIALTARPMRNTSGKSYRAIGEEKKTWTDEQWIEAFANDAMLLKRPLFVKDAKAVLVGFRAKEEVLQSTLL; encoded by the coding sequence ATGGCTCTCCAAATTTATGGCATCCCCAACTGCGGTACTTGTAAAAAAGCACTGCTCTGGCTCGATAATAATGATGTTGAATATGAATTCATTAATACCAAAGAGCGATCGCCGACTAAAGAGATGATTGCAGAATGGGTCATCGCTCTCACTGCGCGACCCATGCGTAACACGTCTGGTAAATCCTACCGGGCAATCGGTGAAGAGAAAAAGACTTGGACGGATGAGCAGTGGATTGAAGCATTTGCGAACGATGCAATGCTGCTCAAACGTCCGTTATTTGTAAAAGATGCCAAAGCTGTCCTTGTCGGCTTTCGGGCAAAGGAAGAAGTATTACAAAGTACTTTGCTCTAG
- a CDS encoding bile acid:sodium symporter family protein, which yields MFEKILQRLTNAFPAWVLSASILAMFFPELFTWFTGPWITYGLGIIMLGMGLTLKLEDFKGVSKYPLWIGTGVLLQYTIMPLLGWALGYVFQLPTPLAAGLVLVACCPGGTASNVISFLARANVALSVTMTAVSTLLAAIMTPTLTALLVGSRLEVSVLGLFLGTVKVVLLPVALGVILNHYLPKVTKQILPYSPLVAVLVITLIVASVIGASREKLIESGFQLLGQFGHYIYWASD from the coding sequence GTGTTCGAAAAAATCCTTCAACGTTTAACTAATGCCTTCCCTGCATGGGTACTAAGTGCAAGTATTCTGGCCATGTTTTTCCCAGAGCTGTTCACTTGGTTTACAGGCCCCTGGATTACCTATGGTCTAGGCATCATCATGCTGGGTATGGGCTTAACGCTCAAGCTAGAAGATTTTAAAGGAGTCTCGAAATATCCCCTCTGGATTGGCACTGGCGTTCTGCTGCAATATACGATTATGCCTTTGTTGGGATGGGCGTTGGGTTATGTCTTTCAGTTACCGACACCACTTGCCGCAGGTTTAGTTTTAGTGGCTTGTTGTCCAGGGGGAACAGCATCAAATGTTATTTCATTTCTTGCTCGTGCAAATGTCGCTTTATCAGTAACAATGACTGCAGTTTCAACCTTGCTAGCTGCCATCATGACTCCAACACTAACAGCTCTACTAGTTGGTTCAAGGTTGGAAGTAAGCGTCTTAGGCTTATTTCTTGGCACCGTGAAAGTCGTGTTATTGCCAGTCGCATTGGGTGTCATTTTAAATCACTATCTCCCCAAAGTAACGAAACAAATTTTGCCCTATTCACCATTAGTAGCAGTGTTAGTCATCACGCTAATTGTGGCGAGTGTCATTGGGGCAAGCCGCGAAAAGCTGATTGAATCTGGATTCCAATTATTGGGGCAGTTTGGTCATTACATCTATTGGGCTTCGGACTAG